The following proteins are encoded in a genomic region of Dokdonia donghaensis DSW-1:
- the bshB1 gene encoding bacillithiol biosynthesis deacetylase BshB1, whose amino-acid sequence MKLDILAIGAHPDDVELGCGATIAKEIANGKKVGILDLTRGELGTRGSAEIRDVEAANAAKILGVSVRENIALADGFFVNDRESQLKIIEIIRKYQPEMVLCNAITDRHIDHGKGSKLASDACFLSGLKKIETIADGKPQEKWRPKTVYHYIQWQNIEPDVVVDVTGFIDKKCESVFAYTSQFHDPNNKEGDTPISSKTFKDSINYRARDLGRLIGTEYGEGFTVERYAAVNSLFDLI is encoded by the coding sequence ATGAAATTAGACATACTAGCTATAGGAGCACATCCAGACGACGTAGAGTTGGGCTGTGGAGCAACGATAGCAAAGGAAATAGCAAACGGAAAAAAAGTAGGTATTCTTGATCTTACAAGGGGAGAGTTAGGAACCAGAGGATCTGCAGAGATACGTGATGTAGAGGCAGCAAATGCAGCAAAGATATTAGGCGTGAGCGTACGAGAAAATATAGCACTCGCAGATGGGTTTTTTGTAAATGATAGAGAGAGCCAACTCAAAATCATAGAAATCATACGTAAATATCAACCAGAAATGGTGCTCTGCAATGCTATAACAGATAGGCATATAGATCACGGTAAAGGGAGTAAACTAGCCAGTGATGCTTGTTTTTTAAGCGGTCTTAAAAAAATAGAAACTATAGCAGATGGAAAGCCTCAAGAAAAATGGCGTCCCAAAACTGTGTATCACTATATACAATGGCAAAATATAGAGCCAGATGTGGTAGTAGATGTTACAGGCTTTATAGATAAAAAATGTGAGTCTGTGTTTGCTTACACATCGCAGTTTCACGATCCAAATAATAAGGAAGGAGACACGCCTATATCTAGTAAGACTTTTAAAGATAGCATAAACTATAGAGCAAGAGATCTAGGTAGACTTATAGGGACAGAGTATGGTGAAGGTTTTACTGTAGAGCGATATGCAGCTGTAAATAGCCTATTTGACTTAATATAA
- a CDS encoding trans-sulfuration enzyme family protein: MSKSNQGLNTICTHTGEVKDEQFQGAVSPIFMSSSYAFMDVDVKRYPRYFNTPNQEGLSKKIAALEKTEAGMIFGSGMAAVSTTLLAFLRSGDHIVLQETLYGGTYNLVVEEFDKYGITYTFTEDLSEAAFAKAITPQTKVIYIETPSNPLMKVTDMEMVSALAKKHGIVTMIDNTFASPVNQKPKDFGIDIMIHSATKYMGGHSDICAGAVAASQEHIDRIWNLGKNLGGSLSDLMVWMLERSIKTMALRVKAQNRNAKKLAKWLDKKEQIDKVYYPGLKSHPDYALAKKQMSGFGGMMSFELAPHIDAEEFQKALKLIKPSMSLAGVESTMLCPAQTSHFLLGEEERAKQGIADGLIRFSVGIEEKKDLMADIDQALEVVLKKATIVAD; the protein is encoded by the coding sequence ATGTCAAAGTCAAACCAGGGTCTCAATACCATTTGTACTCACACGGGAGAAGTAAAAGACGAGCAGTTTCAAGGAGCTGTTTCTCCTATATTTATGTCATCTTCATATGCCTTTATGGATGTAGATGTAAAGCGCTACCCACGTTATTTTAATACACCTAATCAAGAAGGGCTGAGCAAGAAAATTGCAGCTTTAGAAAAAACTGAGGCGGGAATGATTTTTGGCAGTGGTATGGCTGCAGTGAGCACAACCTTACTTGCCTTTTTGAGAAGTGGCGATCACATTGTATTACAAGAAACTTTATACGGAGGGACCTATAATCTTGTGGTGGAGGAGTTTGATAAATATGGTATCACCTATACGTTTACAGAAGATCTTAGTGAGGCCGCTTTCGCGAAAGCGATAACCCCACAAACCAAAGTTATCTACATAGAGACACCGTCTAACCCGCTTATGAAAGTGACAGATATGGAAATGGTCTCTGCACTAGCCAAAAAGCACGGCATTGTAACGATGATAGATAACACCTTTGCATCACCTGTAAATCAAAAACCAAAAGATTTTGGGATAGATATAATGATACACTCGGCAACAAAATATATGGGTGGTCATAGTGATATCTGTGCAGGAGCCGTTGCAGCAAGTCAAGAGCATATAGACCGTATCTGGAACCTAGGTAAAAATCTAGGAGGAAGCTTAAGTGATCTTATGGTCTGGATGCTTGAGCGTAGTATCAAGACAATGGCATTGCGTGTTAAAGCTCAAAATAGAAATGCAAAGAAACTTGCCAAATGGCTCGATAAAAAGGAGCAAATAGATAAGGTGTATTATCCAGGTCTCAAGTCGCATCCTGACTATGCTCTTGCAAAAAAGCAAATGAGCGGTTTTGGTGGTATGATGTCCTTCGAGTTAGCACCACACATTGATGCAGAAGAGTTTCAAAAAGCGCTTAAACTTATAAAACCTTCTATGAGTCTTGCAGGTGTGGAGAGTACAATGCTTTGCCCAGCGCAAACTTCTCACTTTTTACTAGGAGAAGAAGAGCGAGCAAAACAAGGTATTGCAGATGGCTTGATACGCTTTTCTGTAGGTATAGAAGAGAAAAAAGATCTTATGGCAGATATTGACCAAGCGCTTGAAGTTGTACTCAAGAAAGCAACAATAGTGGCAGACTAG
- the hutI gene encoding imidazolonepropionase — MKLITNIYQLLVTGEYDKPLCGKEMGAMPYIENAYLVIDEDCIYEYGIMDDLHPIAVDEVIDATGQIVLPMWCDSHTHLVFATTREDEFVDRIKGLSYQEIAAKGGGILNSARKLQAMSEDELYKDALERLSQCIKTGTGAIEIKTGYGLTVASELKMLRVIKRLSTAVDIPVKATLLAAHAIPERHKQNRAAYIDEIVNEMIPAFTKESLVDFIDIFCETGYFTVAEMDTIVNAGKAHGLKPKVHVNQFTSIGGIQKAIELEALTVDHLEELTEKDIDELKTSNTIPVALPGCSFFLNIPYTPARKIIDSGLSLAVATDYNPGSSPSSSMNFIVSQACINLKMTPAEAIVAATINGAFAMDVAKETGSITKGKKANLIITKPLPSYNAIPYHFGQHQIDEVIVNGEVL, encoded by the coding sequence ATGAAATTGATTACTAACATATATCAGCTTTTAGTAACTGGAGAATATGATAAGCCTCTTTGTGGCAAGGAGATGGGCGCTATGCCATATATTGAGAATGCGTATCTCGTAATAGATGAAGATTGCATTTATGAGTATGGTATTATGGATGATTTACATCCCATCGCTGTAGATGAAGTTATAGACGCAACAGGTCAAATAGTTTTACCTATGTGGTGTGACTCTCACACGCATCTAGTATTTGCTACAACTCGTGAAGATGAGTTTGTAGATCGTATCAAAGGCTTGAGTTATCAAGAGATTGCTGCCAAAGGTGGTGGAATTTTGAACAGCGCTCGCAAGTTACAGGCAATGAGCGAAGATGAACTTTATAAAGATGCATTAGAGCGCTTATCACAATGTATTAAAACGGGTACTGGAGCTATAGAGATTAAAACAGGTTATGGCCTTACAGTAGCATCAGAACTTAAAATGCTGCGCGTTATTAAAAGACTCAGTACTGCCGTAGATATCCCTGTAAAAGCAACGCTTCTGGCAGCACACGCTATACCAGAACGTCATAAACAAAATAGAGCAGCTTATATAGATGAGATTGTAAATGAGATGATACCAGCATTTACAAAGGAGTCATTAGTAGATTTTATAGACATATTTTGTGAGACAGGATACTTTACGGTGGCAGAAATGGATACCATAGTCAACGCAGGAAAGGCGCACGGCTTAAAACCTAAAGTACACGTCAACCAGTTTACAAGTATAGGTGGCATACAGAAGGCTATAGAGCTTGAAGCGCTTACTGTAGATCATCTAGAAGAACTTACCGAAAAAGATATAGATGAATTAAAAACATCAAATACGATACCGGTAGCCCTTCCAGGTTGTTCTTTCTTCTTAAATATACCATATACACCCGCACGCAAGATTATAGACTCAGGCCTATCTCTTGCTGTGGCAACAGACTACAATCCAGGATCATCACCTAGCAGCTCTATGAATTTTATAGTCTCACAGGCGTGCATCAATCTTAAAATGACCCCTGCAGAGGCAATTGTTGCAGCTACTATAAATGGTGCATTTGCAATGGATGTTGCAAAAGAAACTGGAAGTATTACAAAAGGAAAAAAAGCAAATTTAATAATTACTAAACCCCTACCCTCTTACAATGCAATTCCCTATCACTTTGGACAACACCAGATTGATGAAGTAATTGTAAATGGAGAAGTCTTATGA